The following are from one region of the Terriglobia bacterium genome:
- a CDS encoding 50S ribosomal protein L25: MSAQVEVVEAQPRPDSSRGKNEARRLRVSGRVPAVVYGAKKDTVAVSVDPKVISRILSSASGHNTIFDLQVGSEKTKAMIVDWQFEPIRGSILHIDLKRIAMDEKMRVMVPIHLVGEAPGVKQQGGIMDQIIREVEIECLPGDIPSHIDADVSTLEFGVVLRVKDLPHGGKIKFITPEDQGVAHVTAVKEEVAATPEAAAEAAAAGPAEPEVIKKGKQETEEGAEAEKAPAGKEKK, translated from the coding sequence ATGAGTGCACAGGTAGAAGTTGTTGAAGCCCAACCCAGGCCGGACAGTTCGCGCGGCAAAAACGAAGCGCGGCGTTTGCGCGTGAGCGGCCGCGTGCCGGCAGTGGTTTATGGCGCCAAGAAAGATACCGTGGCGGTAAGCGTTGATCCCAAAGTGATTTCACGGATCCTGTCTTCTGCGAGCGGCCACAACACGATTTTTGACCTCCAGGTTGGCAGCGAGAAGACCAAAGCCATGATCGTGGACTGGCAGTTTGAGCCGATCCGCGGCAGCATCCTGCACATTGACCTGAAGCGCATTGCCATGGACGAAAAGATGCGTGTAATGGTGCCAATCCATCTGGTGGGCGAAGCCCCGGGCGTGAAGCAGCAGGGCGGAATCATGGACCAGATCATCCGTGAAGTGGAAATTGAGTGCCTGCCGGGCGATATTCCAAGCCACATTGATGCGGATGTTTCCACGCTGGAGTTTGGCGTGGTGCTGCGCGTAAAGGATCTGCCACATGGCGGCAAGATCAAGTTCATTACCCCTGAAGACCAGGGCGTGGCGCACGTGACGGCTGTGAAGGAAGAAGTTGCGGCAACGCCTGAGGCAGCAGCGGAAGCTGCGGCAGCGGGTCCGGCTGAGCCTGAAGTTATTAAGAAGGGCAAGCAGGAGACGGAAGAGGGCGCTGAAGCCGAAAAAGCTCCTGCCGGCAAAGAGAAGAAGTAG
- a CDS encoding ribose-phosphate pyrophosphokinase has protein sequence MATIATATEKPEKKQEMQPKEHKPQRSRADDKFKIFCGTANEALTDEICAFLGMERGKATVTRFSDGEVYIQIMENVRGADVFVVQPTCFPVDEHLLELLLLVDALKRASARRITTVIPYYGYARQDRKDKPRVPVSSKLIADLLTTAGAHRALVVDLHAPQIQGFFNIPVDHLFASPVLVDYFKKMQLPNLTVVSPDAGGVERARFFAKKVDAALAIVDKRRTDMNVAEVMHVIGDVRGRTCLIIDDIIDTAGTLVKTADALMSAGASKVYACASHPVLSGPAIDRISKSQLEQVIVTNTIPLTGAAKNEPKIKVLSIAGLLGRAIQSIHEETSVSSLFA, from the coding sequence ATGGCGACGATAGCGACAGCAACGGAAAAACCGGAGAAAAAGCAGGAAATGCAGCCGAAGGAGCACAAACCTCAACGCTCGCGCGCAGACGATAAGTTCAAGATCTTCTGCGGCACAGCGAACGAGGCCCTGACCGACGAGATTTGCGCCTTCCTGGGCATGGAACGCGGCAAAGCGACGGTCACGCGCTTCTCTGACGGCGAGGTTTACATCCAGATTATGGAAAACGTGCGCGGCGCCGACGTGTTCGTCGTGCAGCCCACGTGCTTCCCCGTGGATGAACATTTGCTCGAGCTGCTTTTGCTGGTGGACGCGCTGAAGCGCGCATCGGCCCGGCGCATTACCACGGTGATTCCGTATTACGGCTATGCGCGCCAGGACCGCAAGGACAAACCGCGCGTTCCGGTGTCATCAAAGTTGATTGCTGATTTGCTTACCACGGCGGGTGCGCACCGCGCGCTCGTGGTAGATCTGCACGCGCCGCAGATTCAGGGCTTCTTCAATATTCCGGTGGACCACCTGTTCGCTTCGCCGGTGCTGGTGGACTACTTCAAAAAGATGCAGTTGCCGAACCTGACCGTGGTTTCACCGGACGCGGGCGGCGTGGAGCGCGCGCGCTTCTTTGCCAAGAAAGTTGACGCCGCGCTGGCCATTGTTGATAAGCGTCGCACGGACATGAACGTGGCCGAGGTAATGCACGTGATCGGCGACGTGCGCGGGCGGACGTGCTTGATTATCGATGACATTATTGACACGGCAGGCACTCTGGTGAAAACGGCGGATGCGCTGATGAGCGCCGGAGCTTCAAAGGTTTATGCCTGCGCGTCGCACCCGGTGCTGAGCGGGCCGGCAATTGACCGCATATCGAAGTCGCAACTGGAACAGGTGATTGTCACCAACACTATTCCGCTTACGGGCGCGGCAAAGAACGAGCCCAAGATCAAAGTTCTGTCGATTGCCGGCCTGCTGGGCCGCGCAATCCAATCCATACACGAAGAGACTTCCGTCAGCTCGCTGTTTGCATGA
- the rpsR gene encoding 30S ribosomal protein S18 → MADDNQEVSTPSPRPQGGRPDGPRPDRGPGGREGGGRKFFRRKKVCKFCVEKIDDINYKDVRLLGQFVAERGKIVPRRLTGVCTPHQRRLTSAIKRARNIALLPFAAR, encoded by the coding sequence ATGGCTGACGACAATCAGGAAGTATCAACACCATCGCCCCGGCCGCAGGGCGGAAGGCCGGATGGTCCGCGACCCGATCGTGGACCGGGTGGCCGCGAAGGCGGCGGACGGAAATTTTTCCGTCGCAAAAAGGTCTGCAAGTTCTGCGTGGAAAAGATCGACGACATTAACTATAAGGATGTGCGCTTGCTCGGCCAGTTTGTGGCGGAACGGGGCAAGATCGTTCCACGGCGGTTGACCGGGGTGTGCACGCCGCACCAGCGCAGGCTAACCTCTGCGATCAAACGGGCGCGCAATATTGCATTGCTGCCGTTTGCCGCGCGGTAG
- the pth gene encoding aminoacyl-tRNA hydrolase: MKLIVGLGNPGIEYQFTPHNIGFLAVDRIAEQCGVMIDNRHCKALTGRTRIGNEEVLLAKPETYMNLSGMSVLELVRKYEVEPQRDLMVIYDELDLPLGMIRIRARGSSAGHNGMQSIINALQTEEIGRIRIGVAPDDPRKGGAKYILAPFRKSQMVAVDEALDLSAEAMQVIVNEGILIAMNRFNRKNSESGT, translated from the coding sequence GTGAAGCTGATCGTTGGGTTGGGAAATCCTGGTATCGAGTACCAGTTCACGCCCCACAATATTGGCTTTCTTGCCGTTGACCGGATCGCCGAGCAGTGCGGAGTAATGATCGATAACCGGCACTGCAAGGCGCTGACGGGCAGGACCAGAATCGGAAACGAAGAGGTCCTGCTGGCCAAGCCGGAGACTTACATGAACCTGAGCGGCATGTCAGTACTGGAGCTGGTCAGGAAGTATGAAGTTGAACCGCAGCGGGACTTGATGGTGATTTATGACGAGCTTGACCTGCCTCTGGGAATGATCCGGATCAGGGCGCGGGGTTCGTCGGCCGGGCACAACGGAATGCAGTCGATCATTAATGCGCTGCAGACCGAAGAAATTGGGCGGATCAGGATTGGCGTAGCGCCAGATGATCCGCGAAAAGGCGGAGCGAAATATATACTCGCGCCTTTTCGCAAGTCGCAGATGGTGGCAGTGGATGAAGCGCTGGACCTGAGTGCGGAAGCGATGCAGGTGATTGTGAATGAAGGCATCCTGATCGCCATGAATAGATTTAACCGGAAGAACAGTGAGAGCGGTACTTAG
- the rpsF gene encoding 30S ribosomal protein S6, protein MQRSYEVMFIVRPDLLEEDMDKLIATLQGHATTAGATIQNTEKMGKRRLAYDVKKFSDGQYVLFVLQADGKAIHELERRLRVSEPVIKFITVRTDEEKQRLDKVRKLREAKVKRPPAGSQQAEAAAEAISS, encoded by the coding sequence ATGCAAAGATCTTATGAAGTGATGTTTATTGTACGGCCTGACCTGTTGGAAGAAGACATGGACAAGCTGATTGCAACGCTGCAAGGCCATGCCACCACGGCCGGGGCAACGATACAGAACACGGAAAAGATGGGAAAGCGGCGCCTGGCGTATGACGTCAAGAAATTTTCTGACGGCCAGTACGTGCTGTTTGTCCTGCAGGCTGACGGCAAGGCCATACACGAACTGGAGCGCCGCCTGCGCGTCTCTGAGCCGGTGATCAAATTCATTACCGTGCGTACCGACGAAGAAAAACAGCGGCTGGACAAAGTGCGGAAGCTGCGCGAAGCCAAAGTAAAGAGACCGCCGGCAGGATCACAGCAGGCGGAAGCGGCGGCGGAAGCAATTAGCAGTTAG
- the rplI gene encoding 50S ribosomal protein L9 gives MEVILKEDVPKLGHRGEVVKVAEGYGRNYLLPHKLAIEATAANRVVIEQMKQSAVRKSAVEKTAADSLAQQLDGTALSFQRKVGEKDHLFGSVTTSDIAEALERKGFNIDRRKLQLNEPIKSLGEFEVPVRLHRDVTSKIKVTVEKEAEAS, from the coding sequence ATGGAAGTCATTCTGAAAGAAGATGTTCCCAAGCTGGGCCACCGTGGCGAAGTTGTGAAAGTCGCCGAAGGTTACGGCCGCAATTACCTGTTGCCGCACAAGCTGGCCATTGAAGCCACTGCGGCCAACCGCGTCGTGATCGAGCAGATGAAGCAGTCTGCCGTGCGCAAGTCAGCTGTTGAAAAAACCGCTGCCGACTCACTGGCGCAACAACTGGATGGCACCGCACTGAGCTTCCAGCGCAAAGTCGGCGAGAAAGATCATCTGTTTGGATCGGTCACCACGTCTGACATTGCTGAAGCGCTGGAGCGCAAGGGTTTCAACATTGACCGGCGCAAGCTGCAGCTCAATGAGCCGATCAAGAGCCTGGGCGAGTTTGAAGTGCCGGTGCGCCTGCATCGCGACGTGACCAGCAAGATCAAGGTTACGGTGGAGAAGGAAGCGGAAGCGAGTTAA